A stretch of Henckelia pumila isolate YLH828 chromosome 4, ASM3356847v2, whole genome shotgun sequence DNA encodes these proteins:
- the LOC140864941 gene encoding uncharacterized protein isoform X1: MKREISNIHGLDDFPMEIRPSILVSDTSRGENSRGGYHKKQSELSRNYISWNRDMDNHLARVLIDQMAQGNKCDGDIWKPQALQATLTYLNSNMHLQLTKENIKNRLKAWKKYYSVVTDVQKQSEFSWDEERKMIVVTSDEYNSWNGYIESHPEAKRMQNRVIENWNDIVLLCGRDRATGLGVETHDKGANAMEEDEENEVNSTHERSRHSNSLDSSSNKRKKAKKNDLVEVVGMIAASFQEFVASKKKEERPSDIEIHEVVSNINRLTDTERFKAIQKLMNGDVENFRLLKALSDEEKRKLVHFLINS; this comes from the exons ATGAAAAGGGAAATATCAAATATTCATGGGCTTGATGACTTCCCTATGGAAATTCGACCATCCATTCTTGTTAGTGATACATCGAGAGGAGAAAATTCTAGAG GTGGATATCATAAAAAACAATCTGAATTATCAAGAAACTATATCTCATGGAATAGAGACATGGACAATCATTTGGCTAGAGTTTTAATTGATCAAATGGCTCAAGGAAATAAATGTGATGGAGATATTTGGAAACCCCAAGCTTTGCAAGCGACATTGACGTATTTAAATTCCAATATGCATCTTCAGTTGACTAAAGAGAATATAAAAAATAGACTCAAGGCTTGGAAGAAATATTACAGTGTTGTTACAGATGTTCAAAAACAAAGTGAATTTTCTTGGGACGAAGAGCGAAAAATGATTGTTGTGACATCGGATGAATACAATTCTTGGAATGGATATATTGAG TCGCATCCGGAGGCCAAAAGAATGCAAAATAGAGTAATAGAGAATTGGAATGATATTGTGCTTCTATGTGGAAGAGATAGAGCGACCGGTTTAGGAGTTGAAACGCATGATAAGGGGGCCAATGCGATGGAGGAGGATGAAGAAAATGAGGTAAACTCCACACATGAACGATCACGACATTCAAACTCATTGGATTCATCATCCAATAAAAGGAAGAAAGCGAAAAAAAATGATTTGGTTGAGGTTGTTGGCATGATCGCCGCATCTTTTCAAGAGTTCGTGGCGAGCAAGAAGAAGGAAGAAAGACCAAGTGATATTGAAATACACGAGGTTGTCTCTAATATAAATAGACTTACGGACACCGAAAGATTTAAGGCGATCCAAAAATTAATGAATGGTGACGtagaaaattttagattattaaaAGCACTTTCGGATGAGGAGAAAAGAAAATTGGTTCATTTTCTCATCAACTcatga
- the LOC140863673 gene encoding uncharacterized protein, with amino-acid sequence MRRALPQAGCRCATASLKPHLLPSAQIPSTNSHSAKRVSSLAPLPPPEWVQPFIDLSDLITAEPKVNLQPSPWVSQIFNILQNGEFLERDLTVFCQKYFIRLPPNFVAYILKKSNEVSNLAETAFRFFIWAGKQKGYAHNLDCFVTLIGILSFSGDFERSKLIFNELKNKGFLITSSAANCLIKSFSNGGMVEELLWVWRKMKDDRIEPSLFTYNYLMNGLVSSVFIESAEMVFEVMANGTVKPDVVTYNTMIKGYCKAGNVKKATEKFQDMEARNVEPDKITYLTLMQACYSEGEYDCCLRLYHEMLEKGLDIPSHAYSLVIGGLCKDGKSMEGYAIFENMIRKGCEPNVIIYTALIDAYARDKNLEMAMHLFQRMRSEGFEPDQVTYGVIVNRLCKGGRLEEALQWFQYCKNKGVVVNAVFYTSLIDGLGKAGRTDEAEKLFDEMVGVCPRDSYCYNVLIDAFTKAQKVDEAMKLFNRMEDEGCDQTVYTFTILISGLFKEHRNEEALKLWDAMIDKGITPTAASFRALSTGLCLSGKVARACKILDELAPMGIVLESAFEDMINVLCMAGRIEEACKLADGIVDRGREIPGRVRTIMINSLRKAGKADLAMKLMHSKIGIGYDRKGSVKRRVKFRNLVEI; translated from the coding sequence ATGCGGAGAGCCCTTCCCCAAGCCGGATGCCGATGCGCCACCGCATCCCTCAAACCCCATCTTCTTCCTTCCGCCCAAATTCCGTCCACGAATTCCCATTCAGCGAAACGGGTATCTTCCTTGGCCCCACTTCCTCCGCCAGAATGGGTTCAGCCCTTCATTGATCTTTCAGACCTCATCACAGCTGAACCGAAAGTAAACCTTCAACCCTCCCCATGGGTTTCTCAGATCTTCAATATATTGCAAAACGGGGAATTTCTTGAACGAGACTTGACTGTCTTTTGCCAGAAGTACTTTATCAGACTCCCTCCTAATTTCGTTGCTTATATTCTGAAGAAATCGAACGAGGTCTCCAACCTGGCTGAAACAGCCTTTAGATTCTTTATATGGGCTGGGAAGCAAAAAGGGTATGCCCATAATCTTGACTGCTTCGTCACCTTGATTGGTATTTTGAGTTTTAGTGGTGATTTTGAGAGGAGTAAGTTAATTTTTAATGAACTGAAGAATAAGGGGTTTTTGATTACTTCTTCGGCAGCTAATTGTCTGATCAAGAGCTTTAGTAATGGAGGAATGGTTGAGGAACTGTTGTGGGTGTGGAGAAAAATGAAGGATGACAGGATCGAGCCTAGTTTGTTTACTTACAATTATCTGATGAATGGTCTCGTGAGTTCAGTGTTTATTGAGTCGGCAGAAATGGTGTTTGAGGTTATGGCTAACGGGACTGTTAAGCCAGACGTTGTCACCTATAATACGATGATCAAGGGGTATTGTAAGGCAGGGAATGTGAAGAAAGCAACTGAAAAGTTTCAGGATATGGAGGCCAGGAATGTAGAGCCTGATAAGATTACTTATCTTACACTGATGCAGGCCTGTTATTCAGAGGGGGAATATGATTGTTGTTTAAGGCTTTATCATGAAATGCTGGAGAAAGGATTGGATATTCCATCACATGCATACAGTTTAGTAATTGGCGGCCTCTGCAAGGATGGTAAATCTATGGAAGGGTATGCTATTTTTGAGAATATGATTAGAAAGGGCTGTGAGCCTAATGTGATCATTTATACTGCTTTGATTGATGCATATGCTAGAGATAAGAACTTAGAGATGGCAATGCATCTCTTTCAGAGAATGAGAAGTGAAGGCTTTGAACCAGATCAGGTCACATATGGCGTAATTGTGAATCGTCTGTGCAAGGGCGGGAGATTGGAAGAAGCTCTACAGTGGTTTCAATATTGTAAAAACAAAGGAGTTGTCGTCAATGCTGTATTTTATACAAGTCTCATTGACGGCCTTGGAAAGGCAGGGAGGACGGATGAGGCTGAAAAACTCTTTGACGAGATGGTTGGGGTGTGCCCACGGGATTCGTATTGTTATAATGTACTTATTGATGCATTTACGAAAGCTCAGAAGGTTGATGAAGCAATGAAGCTTTTCAATAGAATGGAAGATGAAGGCTGTGATCAGACTGTTTACACATTCACAATATTGATAAGTGGTTTATTTAAAGAACACCGTAATGAAGAAGCATTAAAGTTGTGGGATGCGATGATTGACAAAGGTATTACTCCTACAGCTGCATCTTTTAGGGCCCTTTCAACTGGGCTTTGTCTCTCAGGAAAAGTTGCAAGAGCTTGTAAAATATTAGATGAGCTAGCGCCTATGGGTATTGTCTTAGAGAGTGCTTTTGAAGATATGATCAATGTTTTGTGCATGGCTGGTCGCATAGAAGAAGCTTGCAAGTTGGCTGATGGGATTGTTGATCGTGGACGAGAAATTCCAGGGAGGGTTCGtactatcatgatcaactccTTGAGGAAGGCAGGAAAGGCTGATTTGGCCATGAAGTTGATGCATAGTAAGATCGGTATAGGGTATGACAGGAAAGGTAGTGTTAAAAGGCGAGTAAAGTTTCGAAATCTGGTTGAGATATGA
- the LOC140864941 gene encoding uncharacterized protein isoform X2, with product MDNHLARVLIDQMAQGNKCDGDIWKPQALQATLTYLNSNMHLQLTKENIKNRLKAWKKYYSVVTDVQKQSEFSWDEERKMIVVTSDEYNSWNGYIESHPEAKRMQNRVIENWNDIVLLCGRDRATGLGVETHDKGANAMEEDEENEVNSTHERSRHSNSLDSSSNKRKKAKKNDLVEVVGMIAASFQEFVASKKKEERPSDIEIHEVVSNINRLTDTERFKAIQKLMNGDVENFRLLKALSDEEKRKLVHFLINS from the exons ATGGACAATCATTTGGCTAGAGTTTTAATTGATCAAATGGCTCAAGGAAATAAATGTGATGGAGATATTTGGAAACCCCAAGCTTTGCAAGCGACATTGACGTATTTAAATTCCAATATGCATCTTCAGTTGACTAAAGAGAATATAAAAAATAGACTCAAGGCTTGGAAGAAATATTACAGTGTTGTTACAGATGTTCAAAAACAAAGTGAATTTTCTTGGGACGAAGAGCGAAAAATGATTGTTGTGACATCGGATGAATACAATTCTTGGAATGGATATATTGAG TCGCATCCGGAGGCCAAAAGAATGCAAAATAGAGTAATAGAGAATTGGAATGATATTGTGCTTCTATGTGGAAGAGATAGAGCGACCGGTTTAGGAGTTGAAACGCATGATAAGGGGGCCAATGCGATGGAGGAGGATGAAGAAAATGAGGTAAACTCCACACATGAACGATCACGACATTCAAACTCATTGGATTCATCATCCAATAAAAGGAAGAAAGCGAAAAAAAATGATTTGGTTGAGGTTGTTGGCATGATCGCCGCATCTTTTCAAGAGTTCGTGGCGAGCAAGAAGAAGGAAGAAAGACCAAGTGATATTGAAATACACGAGGTTGTCTCTAATATAAATAGACTTACGGACACCGAAAGATTTAAGGCGATCCAAAAATTAATGAATGGTGACGtagaaaattttagattattaaaAGCACTTTCGGATGAGGAGAAAAGAAAATTGGTTCATTTTCTCATCAACTcatga